A genomic window from Glaciihabitans sp. INWT7 includes:
- a CDS encoding ABC transporter permease: protein MRTIDVIGTAIENSFRSKLRTTLTVIAIFIGAFTLTITNGLGTGINDYINSTVAAIGAQDVLTVTKVGTDATTTGPKKYNPDLLASSAGRPGSTVQALTPSDISTITALKGVKSVQPTLSISPNYIQIGSGTKYALNASGAVPGIKLQLAAGAQPSSTSGESQIVVAKSYVKALGLSSNSAAIGTTVKIGVTDAAQKSSTVEATIVGISDASLGAVADAATTNSALTQKLFDTQSVGLTGSAKDRYSQASVRFDSAATPAEVTQLKDRLTKAGYDGQTVADQIGTFKTVIDAIVLVLNAFAVIALLAASFGIVNTLLMSVQERTKEIGLMKAMGMGGGKVFGLFSFEAVFIGFLGSAIGAGIAILVGSGVSAALSGSVFSALPGLTLIAFSPASIATIILVVMAIAFVAGTLPAAKAARQDPIESLRYE from the coding sequence ATGAGGACCATCGATGTGATCGGCACGGCGATCGAGAACAGCTTCCGCAGCAAGCTCCGCACCACGCTCACGGTGATCGCCATCTTCATCGGCGCCTTCACCCTCACCATCACGAACGGTCTCGGCACGGGCATCAACGACTACATCAACAGCACTGTCGCGGCCATCGGCGCCCAGGACGTGCTCACCGTCACCAAGGTGGGCACCGATGCGACCACCACCGGGCCGAAGAAGTACAACCCCGACCTCCTCGCCTCCAGCGCCGGTCGTCCCGGCAGCACAGTGCAGGCGCTGACGCCGAGCGACATCAGCACCATCACCGCCCTGAAGGGCGTGAAGTCGGTGCAGCCGACGCTGTCCATCAGCCCCAACTACATCCAGATCGGATCCGGCACGAAGTACGCGCTCAACGCCAGCGGCGCGGTGCCCGGCATCAAGCTCCAGCTCGCCGCGGGTGCGCAGCCCAGCTCCACCTCGGGCGAGTCCCAGATCGTGGTGGCGAAGTCGTACGTGAAAGCCCTGGGGCTGTCGAGCAATTCCGCCGCGATCGGCACGACGGTGAAGATCGGAGTGACGGATGCCGCGCAGAAGTCCTCCACCGTCGAGGCGACCATCGTCGGCATCTCTGATGCCAGCCTCGGCGCGGTCGCTGACGCGGCGACCACCAACTCCGCACTCACGCAGAAACTCTTCGATACCCAGAGCGTCGGCCTCACCGGATCGGCGAAGGACCGCTACTCGCAGGCATCCGTGCGGTTCGATTCCGCCGCGACCCCGGCAGAGGTGACCCAGCTGAAAGACCGACTGACGAAGGCCGGCTACGACGGCCAGACTGTCGCGGACCAGATCGGCACATTCAAGACGGTGATCGACGCGATAGTGCTCGTGCTCAACGCCTTCGCGGTGATCGCGCTGCTCGCGGCGAGCTTCGGCATCGTGAACACCCTGCTGATGTCGGTGCAGGAACGCACTAAGGAGATCGGACTGATGAAGGCGATGGGCATGGGCGGCGGCAAGGTGTTCGGCCTCTTCAGCTTCGAAGCGGTCTTCATCGGCTTCCTCGGCAGTGCGATCGGGGCCGGCATCGCCATCCTCGTCGGCTCCGGCGTGAGCGCGGCGCTCTCGGGATCGGTCTTCTCCGCCCTTCCCGGTCTCACGCTGATCGCGTTCAGCCCGGCGTCGATCGCCACGATCATCCTCGTCGTGATGGCGATCGCTTTCGTCGCCGGCACTCTCCCCGCCGCGAAGGCGGCGCGCCAGGACCCGATCGAGTCCTTGCGGTACGAGTAG
- a CDS encoding ABC transporter ATP-binding protein has product MPVPILAARDVTKSYGRGPGRFDALKGVSLEIYEGESVAIVGKSGSGKSTLMHLLALLDRPSGGSIELSGSDALLLTGRTLNVTRNRTFGFVFQQFFLTGGASVLENVILPLKIAGIGTRERKRRGRAALAQLELEDKATNKASDLSGGQKQRAVIARALVNDPRIIFADEPTGNLDSATGAVVEDILFGLNRDKGITLIVVTHDADLAARCDRRIYIRDGLVVDAESAVAA; this is encoded by the coding sequence ATGCCGGTACCGATTCTCGCTGCGCGCGATGTCACCAAGTCCTACGGTCGGGGGCCCGGTCGCTTCGATGCTCTGAAGGGCGTCTCTCTCGAGATCTACGAGGGAGAATCCGTCGCCATCGTCGGCAAGAGCGGATCGGGCAAGTCCACCCTGATGCACCTCCTCGCCCTGCTCGACCGCCCGAGCGGCGGATCCATCGAGCTCTCCGGATCGGATGCCCTCCTGCTCACCGGCCGCACCCTCAACGTCACCCGCAATCGCACATTCGGATTCGTGTTCCAGCAGTTCTTCCTCACCGGGGGCGCCTCGGTTCTCGAGAACGTGATCCTCCCCCTGAAGATCGCCGGCATCGGCACGCGCGAGCGCAAGCGCCGCGGACGGGCCGCTCTGGCCCAGCTGGAGCTCGAAGACAAGGCCACCAACAAAGCGAGCGACCTCTCGGGCGGCCAGAAACAGCGGGCGGTGATCGCTCGGGCCCTCGTCAACGATCCGCGCATCATCTTTGCGGATGAACCGACCGGCAACCTCGACAGCGCCACCGGCGCGGTCGTCGAAGACATCCTTTTCGGACTCAACCGGGACAAGGGCATCACCCTCATCGTGGTGACCCACGACGCGGACCTCGCGGCCCGGTGTGATCGTCGCATCTACATCCGCGACGGTCTCGTGGTCGACGCCGAGAGCGCGGTGGCCGCATGA
- a CDS encoding DedA family protein gives MHNALVPWLDPTLLIHQAGPWALLLVCAIIFAETGLLIGFIFPGDTLLLITGLLTFTGTIQIQIWWVALAIGLAAFIGGEVGYYIGKKAGPRIFERKETGLFSIANVKRTNAFFERFGGSAVILARFVPIVRTFAPIAAGVGKMDYRKYSLYNAIGAFIWGGGVTTLGFLLGNIKPVADFVIKYVDLVLLAVVLLTLIPTLFHLFQSRLKARRAARLSGGTVPVPTDAEVTIDQKYFDQKKD, from the coding sequence CTGCACAACGCACTCGTTCCGTGGCTCGATCCCACCCTGCTGATCCATCAGGCAGGACCGTGGGCGCTGCTCTTGGTGTGCGCGATCATCTTCGCCGAGACCGGCCTGCTCATCGGTTTCATCTTCCCCGGCGACACCCTCCTCCTCATCACCGGACTGCTCACCTTCACCGGCACCATCCAGATCCAGATCTGGTGGGTGGCGCTGGCTATCGGGCTGGCGGCATTCATCGGCGGCGAGGTCGGCTACTACATCGGCAAGAAGGCCGGACCGCGCATCTTCGAGCGCAAGGAGACCGGGCTCTTCAGCATCGCGAACGTGAAGCGCACCAACGCATTCTTCGAACGCTTCGGCGGATCTGCCGTCATCCTCGCCCGATTCGTGCCGATCGTGCGCACCTTCGCACCGATCGCGGCCGGTGTAGGAAAGATGGACTACCGCAAGTATTCGCTGTACAACGCCATCGGCGCCTTCATCTGGGGCGGTGGAGTGACGACGCTCGGCTTCCTGCTCGGAAACATCAAGCCCGTGGCCGATTTCGTGATCAAGTACGTGGATCTCGTGCTGCTCGCCGTCGTGCTCCTCACACTCATCCCCACCCTCTTCCACCTGTTCCAGTCGAGGCTGAAGGCACGAAGGGCCGCCCGGCTCTCCGGCGGCACCGTGCCCGTACCCACCGATGCCGAAGTGACGATCGATCAGAAGTACTTCGACCAGAAGAAGGACTGA